The DNA segment TGGCGTTTTCTAAAGAGCAGCATGAACTAGGCAATAAAACCAATTATAACGATTGGAGTAAGAACCTCACTCAGCTTAAAAAGAACCCCGATTTTTTGTGGCTGAAAGACGTATCAAGCGTGCCCTTACAACAGGCGTTAAAACACCTTAACAACGGTTTTCAGTCCTTTTTTAAGTCAGGGTTTGGTTACCCTAAATTTAAATCAAAGCATAATTATCAATCAGCCAGTTACATGAGTAACGGGTTCAAATGGGATGCAGATAAACAATCATTATTACTCGCTAAAATGAAGCAACCGCTTAAAATAAAGTGGTCGCGCTACTTCACTGGAAAACCAAGTTCACTTACCGTATCCAAGACTAAATCAGGTAAGTATTTTGTTTCAATATTAGTGAAAGAAGCGATAAAACAGCTGCCGATTGTTAATAAAACGGTCGGTGTCGATGTTGGCATTAAAGATTTAGCGATCTGCTCGGATGGCGTTAAATTTAACAACCCGCGCTTAACAAATCGATATGCCCAAAAACTCGCTAAGGCTTCACGAAAATTAGCGAAAAGAAAAAAAGGCTCTCGCAATTTCAAAAAGCAAAAGCTTGTTATTGCTAAGATCCACGAAAAGATAGCGAATTCCCGTAGAGACTTTACGCATAAAATGACGTCGACACTTATAAACGAAAACCAAGTGATAGGGATCGAGTCATTGAAAGTCAAAAATATGGTGAAAAATCGCAAGTTGGCAAAGCATCTCCATGATGCTAATTTCGGTGAAATAGCAAGGCAGTTAGAATATAAGGCTGATTGGTACGGGCGTAAATTATCAGCTATTAGCCAGTGGTTTCCTTCGTCTAAAATGTGCAGCGAGTGTGGTGCGTTATACGCTGGGCAGTGGTCATTAGCGATCAGGACGTGGACTTGCGCATGCGGCGCTGTTCACGATAGAGATCATAATGCTGCTATCAATATCCATAAAGAGGGATTAAGACTAGCAGCTTAAATAATTTGTGGCGGTAGGTAGTACCGACACGTTAAATGCTTGTAAGAGGTTTTAGAAGACTAACGCAATTTAATATTGCAATGCCTAAACCGTAGACGACAAGAATCCCCTTGCTTTAGCTAGGGGGTACTTCAATTTTTCACTGTTATAAGCATCAATAAAGATGAGCAATTTGGTTGCTAAACGACTCGCTCACCTCTTCTTCAAGGGGTTAAATTATGCGCCTTGTGGTGGTGTAAACGCGGTTAAACTTGGTGCTTTACCTGTGTATTTTTCAATTTTCACTAGTGATGAATTAGCCGCACAACCATTGGCTAGCTGTGATGTCGGAATATCATTAGTCAACACGTTTGGATTACCATTTTTACAGATACCATTTGGTTTATCTAAATCCAGCCAAGCCCCTTCATGGATACAAACAGAACCTTGTTTGATAATATTGGCGACTAAAGCGCCAACTAATACTTCACCACGATGATTAAAAGCGCGTACTAAATCACCATGTTTGATCCCGCGTGCGGCGGCGTCTGCAGGGTGTATGGTGATCGGCTCACGATTAGCAATCGCATAGAGTTCACGTAGTTTTGCATAATTTAACTGACTGTGTAAACGATGTGCAGCATGTGATGTCATTAACTGTAATTCACCTTCTTTAGCGCTACCTACCCATTCGGTTGGTGCTAACCATGTTGGGTGAGCAGGGCAATCTTGATAGCCGTAACCTTCGATGGTTTTAGAGAAGATCTCTATTTTACCACTTGGTGTACCTAACGGGTTCATGATCGGATCTTTACGGAATGCGGCATGACGAACAAATTTAGTGTTCTTTTTATTCACTTTCATTTCAATAAGTTCGTTTTTCTTCCAGAATGAACCAAACTTAGGCATATATACACGTGCTTTTACTGCGCCTTTTTGTGCTTGTGTATAGAAACCTTTCAGCCAATCCATTTCTGACTTACCTTCAGTAAATACGTCACGGCCACCGGGTTTAATTAATTCAGCCATATCTGCAAATACGTCAAAATCATTACGAGCTTCAAATTGTGGTTTAACCACCTGCTTCATCGGAATCAGATGTTGATTGCTGTAGTCACCTGTCATGGTAAGATCATTACGTTCGAAAGAAGTAGTGATCGGCAAGACGATATCTGCGTGTTTTGCCGCAGCTGTCCAATAGGGTTCTGAGATCACGATCATTTCAGGCTTTTGCCAAGCTTTAATCAGACGATTAACGTCTTGATGATGGGTGAAGTTACCGCCGCCTGCCCACCAGATCATTTTGATATCAGGAAAACTCAGTTCATGGCCATTATGTTGGTATTTTTTATTTGGCGATTCTAAGGCTTCGACAATGCGAGCAACAGGGAGGCTATTTACTGCTCCAGATACCGCCCAATCATTACCTGCTGATGAACCACCGCCGAGAGTGGATGAAATTGCAGGAAGTATGCCACCGTTACGAGTCGGGTTGCCACCATTAGAATAATGGTAAGATAAACCAAAACCACCCCCTTCTAGACCTATTTGACCAAGCATAGCGGCGAGTGTTGCCATCATCCAGTGCTTTTGCTCACCATACTGCTGGCGCTGCATACCCCAGCCGCCCATCAGCATAGTACGGTTTTGACTGAATATATTTGCTAATGCTTCGAGTTGTTTAACGGATACGCCGCAGATATTCTCTGCCCAAGCTGCCGTTTTAGCAACACCATCTTTTTTACCTAATAAATATTCTTCAAATTTATCATACCCAAACGTATATTTAGTTAAGAAGTCTACATCATGTTGTTTTTTAGAGACTAAGGTATGGGCGATACCCAGCATCATTGCCACGTCAGTACCGGGATGAGGGGCAACCCACAGTGCTTTATCCCCAAAGAACTCAATGGTTTCTGATTTCATCGGGTCGATAGCGATAATAGTTTTACCTGATTTTTTCAGTTTGTGGAAGAATTCTAATCCCGATTCATCTGTTGAGCTCCAAGCAATTTTAAGGGTGTTTAATGGGTTGATACCCCACATAACCACCACATCACTGTGCTCTAAAATAACAGGGTGGGTTGTCTGTTGCTCATACACTTCAATTGAGCCCATTACGTGCGGCATAATAACTTGTGCCGCACCTGTTGAATAATCTCCTAAATGACCTGAGTAACCGCCAGCCATACTCATGTAGCGTTGTAGTAATGTTTGGGCTTTGTGTAACACGCCACTTGAACGCCAGCCATATGAACCAGCAAAAATTGCAGCTGGGCCATGTTCGTTACGAATTCGAGATTGTTGCTCGTGGATCAATTGATATGCTTTGTCCCAAGATACGCGAACAAATTCATCGTTACCACGTTTACCATCTGGTTTACCTGGTGTTGCTAAGAAGCCTTTACGTACCATAGGGTATTTGATACGGGCTTGAGTATGGACTTGGTCGGCAGCCGTTGTTTGCAAGCTGTTAGGCACTGTTTTTGCTAGTGCGCCTTTGGATGAAACAATGCGGCCATCTTTCGTTTTAACTTGCATTGCTCCCCAGCGACCTGCAGTCAGGATCGGAGAGTCTTTGCCTTTTGCTGCAAATGCGGGCAGCGGTGTTACTGACGTAATCGCTGCAGCACCAGTTGTTAATACTGCGCTTTTGAGAAATCCACGACGAGAAAATCCAGTCATAATTCTATTCCTTATCATTATATTTGACGTAATAATTTTCGAAAATAGACAACCAACAATCACTTGATGTATTGGCGATATAAATTAGTGTTTAACAATATCTTTCGCGTTAGCTTGGAAATATTTAATAAGAATTTCAAGGTCTTCTTCTGATATGTCGGTGCGTTCACCCATGCCTTTCGCAACTGGACCCCAAGCGTTGACGGTGAAATGATTCGCGCCAATTTTGGCGTGACAACCCGAGCAGTACACCGTATCTAGCTGCTCTGCATAGTTCCATAAAGGCGCGATATCATTAAGGACTTGAGCGTCAATATCCGCAATCAGGCTCGCTGTACGCCAGTGGTTACCATATTCATCTTCTTTGAAAGCACCGACCGTTAATGCGGCTTGACCTTGCTGAGTTAACGTCGCGACAATTGCACGTTGACCGTTACCGACATACAACACTTTTTCTGCACCTTGCATCTGATAAGCGTCAATTTGAACTGTTCTGCGGGTCTCATTGGTTTCAATCACAGTTAATTTAGTCGCCGGATTGATCATGCCGAAATCGCCCATCGCGATGGCTGCAATAGGATAAACTACGGTCGCGGTATTGTTTGTTTCTGCAGTTTTAACGAGTAAGTTATCAAATGCCTCACTGCCCATTTCAGCCTCTGGTGGGAAATGCGCAACACCTTGGTATTCTTCATAAGGGATCCCGCCCAATGTTAACCAGCCGAACCCTATGGCAACAAATAAACTAGCTACTAAATAGCGTCTTTTCATTTTCATCTCGATATAACAACATAATAATTTTATTAAATGCTATATT comes from the Moritella yayanosii genome and includes:
- a CDS encoding transposase, with product MLKLIAYKYRFYPNNEQAVMLSQTFGCVRVAYNSALAFSKEQHELGNKTNYNDWSKNLTQLKKNPDFLWLKDVSSVPLQQALKHLNNGFQSFFKSGFGYPKFKSKHNYQSASYMSNGFKWDADKQSLLLAKMKQPLKIKWSRYFTGKPSSLTVSKTKSGKYFVSILVKEAIKQLPIVNKTVGVDVGIKDLAICSDGVKFNNPRLTNRYAQKLAKASRKLAKRKKGSRNFKKQKLVIAKIHEKIANSRRDFTHKMTSTLINENQVIGIESLKVKNMVKNRKLAKHLHDANFGEIARQLEYKADWYGRKLSAISQWFPSSKMCSECGALYAGQWSLAIRTWTCACGAVHDRDHNAAINIHKEGLRLAA
- a CDS encoding trimethylamine-N-oxide reductase 2, which translates into the protein MTGFSRRGFLKSAVLTTGAAAITSVTPLPAFAAKGKDSPILTAGRWGAMQVKTKDGRIVSSKGALAKTVPNSLQTTAADQVHTQARIKYPMVRKGFLATPGKPDGKRGNDEFVRVSWDKAYQLIHEQQSRIRNEHGPAAIFAGSYGWRSSGVLHKAQTLLQRYMSMAGGYSGHLGDYSTGAAQVIMPHVMGSIEVYEQQTTHPVILEHSDVVVMWGINPLNTLKIAWSSTDESGLEFFHKLKKSGKTIIAIDPMKSETIEFFGDKALWVAPHPGTDVAMMLGIAHTLVSKKQHDVDFLTKYTFGYDKFEEYLLGKKDGVAKTAAWAENICGVSVKQLEALANIFSQNRTMLMGGWGMQRQQYGEQKHWMMATLAAMLGQIGLEGGGFGLSYHYSNGGNPTRNGGILPAISSTLGGGSSAGNDWAVSGAVNSLPVARIVEALESPNKKYQHNGHELSFPDIKMIWWAGGGNFTHHQDVNRLIKAWQKPEMIVISEPYWTAAAKHADIVLPITTSFERNDLTMTGDYSNQHLIPMKQVVKPQFEARNDFDVFADMAELIKPGGRDVFTEGKSEMDWLKGFYTQAQKGAVKARVYMPKFGSFWKKNELIEMKVNKKNTKFVRHAAFRKDPIMNPLGTPSGKIEIFSKTIEGYGYQDCPAHPTWLAPTEWVGSAKEGELQLMTSHAAHRLHSQLNYAKLRELYAIANREPITIHPADAAARGIKHGDLVRAFNHRGEVLVGALVANIIKQGSVCIHEGAWLDLDKPNGICKNGNPNVLTNDIPTSQLANGCAANSSLVKIEKYTGKAPSLTAFTPPQGA